From a region of the Podospora pseudopauciseta strain CBS 411.78 chromosome 7 map unlocalized CBS411.78m_7, whole genome shotgun sequence genome:
- a CDS encoding uncharacterized protein (COG:A; EggNog:ENOG503NZ7R) — translation MSDRSVVNMEGEDVHDPFLWDEERLIQELCHSTRQWRARAPKRPLDLAALEAKLREGGVDGASFLTYPEEFGIHNMFAELGIKILPHQQFLQHIINELKESSAGYRDYIRQQDDGDDHGSIYIKREPHPPSSFEPPARGSPDAKPRLDMDRAMQAAIAFQLGASGPSGVLSPALSPAVDPRVGGLGDINENPEDNSIAGSEPMDINSVSDNGSPAVVEQQPIAPEEPPRKKRRVAPTLISSEPMHARPVLAPTEGDAFTRLTTIFGYQAPPCWLDPGSLTPAEILSLNPSDEVDDNGDFAHGYHDHPPGRRRQVWGAMKRHYLSVRPQRTLEVPQDEREESPLPVFGQSDDEESMDSDEWEEYQQEEEERERMKVLRQQEAASVLSNDKAQVVIADVIEELEARWVAEQQPKQDRRAHNIWESARRNPNREAYIKSIKKLKDEAAKRIPKFRKQILTEKWKSDEMLRKMASDYLEQSVFEKCYQCWLLGVLESPRRPPKPAALPRPMPRPKKQQELAEDEEDLASSDSETDDFLDDSDDKVMISNDLMEVEPISDSLQEPDTDMQDSSPGKIKTKLALAPSTPRRLASSREVILIEDSPLISPTDGIPEFTDRLSLEKMGEMGADYWAKANDAERLLAAILCQWTEQKRERLLKVVGPFGHKEIWEEHLKPAIDTNGTVARVGTTELLLCQLFDAFLECSAKRLARTTIRKITLRQLEQSAGVKFQTFYNHLKKLLVLFRTQKPHFGHTRSLAPTTPTKSPAVKTPIKSEPSQVAASEKPVEELVSQDPSEGGVPQDPADATLTLADEVEAVLSDEEVPLSKKKRKRKQKVNQEAKNLRVTTQQQLVEFGRRRRRLHEEIATNGIVPSTMARLIVNETKKDDEPLIFINAYTGSRIKDHQIDGVRFMWNQVVVSGQGCLLAHTMGLGKTMQVITLLVVIAEAAASDDPAVVEQIPEKLRRSRTLILCPSGLVDNWVDEVNMWAPEGSLGPVYKVDASLTAYVRVEVVKKWASGGGVLIVGYSLFGNLVEDEELEKLLQEKPNIVVGDETHLIKNQNTKRSRAAAHFHTKSRIAMTGSPLTNNVMDYYAMINWVSPGYLSDIEEFRSRFGNPIKEGLYADSNPSAKRQARKLLVILKETMSPKVHRRDVQVLRDELPTKKEFIIMLPLTPLQRTLYEIYIERVNNPTITGSDKSSAQVWSMVAKLGTVLAHPRIFKTVAERQKDAKGKAKSGKSEDEDELILPQDILSELLTPTTCRDIDNDAHSYKIVALMFLLGEFRKLGDKALIFTQSIPALDFLESIFKRRQIGYQRLDGHTPINTRQASIKKFNSNDSADVYLISTKAGGVGLNIYGANRVIILDFKYSPTDEQQAISRAYRLGQTKPVYVYWLMIGGTFEATIHKSAIFKTQLASRVIDKKNPAPYATRLKEYFVLPQTVDQEDLQDAYGQDTVLDALLNSAEVGPLVRKVTSTETFEKEETYELPPEDQEEAKKEVALALLRLTDPEAYEAEKLRLDRERYGWQPQPAVQSNTMWMINKGIRTAQANLAHNSVLPRLRDNFGQMVPSSTTPIPIPRQYLQQYRQLGRPNTQGSAPVRPVLGAAPAPSFTLPNSDLQPVLGSGSFAKYPADEHALSSHATPSATPQVNPSLVAGPFGTQPVETLAASNPAPPHPAPRNTPPTPAQKPAASALAPPNKAPSPMSQKALSHAHVSGSQQPQSTTPSLIIPLPGASASVTDSARPDLPDLRRIYQALCEEGKEVVFTPDAVMQGVEQALQEKGFSYKTFPARDKWQYLQKCCRLHARFAEAMLSGYIQPDQLATRERRDLQTMVTRLNGLAEDDFKREVWGSQVVRNNQAATVAQQKPRPSSKVKDESPVTKVKKDKMKKDKEKASGSMPKRPRDSKGPKTPNIGPGPRGRQQPVRPGDSAASPFLID, via the exons ATGAGCG ATAGGTCAGTTGTGAACATGGAAGGGGAAGACGTACACGATCCCTTTTTGTGGGACGAGGAGCGACTCATACAAGAACTGTGCCATTCGACTCGCCAATGGAGGGCAAGGGCCCCCAAGCGGCCTCTGGACCTTGCCGCCCTTGAAGCGAAGCTCAGAGAGGGCGGGGTTGATGGCGCATCTTTCCTAACTTACCCTGAAGAGTTTGGCATTCACAACATGTTTGCAGAATTGGGCATCAAGATATTGCCCCATCAACAATTCTTGCAGCATATCATCAATGAACTAAAGGAATCAAGTGCTGGGTATCGCGATTACATACGTCAGCAAGATGACGGGGACGACCATGGCAGTATCTACATCAAGCGAGAGCCTCATCCGCCCAGTAGCTTTGAGCCTCCAGCCAGAGGATCTCCAGATGCCAAGCCCCGTCTGGATATGGATCGCGCAATGCAGGCTGCGATTGCCTTTCAACTTGGGGCATCAGGACCAAGTGGTGTTTTGTCTCCAGCGCTATCACCTGCTGTGGACCCGCGGGTTGGAGGTCTGGGAGACATCAACGAAAACCCAGAGGACAACAGCATCGCAGGGTCGGAACCCATGGACATTAATAGTGTTTCGGACAACGGAAGCCCAGCAGTAGTCGAACAGCAACCTATCGCCCCAGAAGAACCCCCTCGGAAAAAGAGGAGAGTAGCGCCTACACTGATATCATCAGAGCCCATGCATGCCAGACCTGTGCTTGCTCCTACAGAGGGAGATGCCTTCACGAGGCTCACAACCATCTTTGGGTATCAAGCCCCCCCATGCTGGCTCGATCCTGGATCCTTGACCCCGGCCGAGATACTCAGCCTGAATCCTTCAGATGAAGTGGATGACAATGGGGACTTTGCTCATGGTTATCACGATCACCCCCCGGGCCGTCGAAGACAGGTTTGGGGAGCCATGAAACGTCACTACCTCTCCGTCCGGCCACAGAGGACCCTTGAAGTTCCGCAGGACGAAAGAGAAGAATCTCCGTTGCCAGTCTTTGGTCAGTCTGACGATGAGGAGAGCATGGATTCCGATGAATGGGAGGAATAtcagcaagaagaagaagagcgagAGAGGATGAAGGTTCTACGGCAGCAAGAAGCTGCTTCAGTGTTGAGCAACGATAAAGCCCAGGTTGTCATTGCAGATGTCATCGAGGAACTCGAGGCGCGTTGGGTTGCTGAACAACAGCCCAAACAGGACCGCAGAGCGCACAACATTTGGGAGAGCGCAAGACGGAACCCAAATAGAGAAGCCTACATCAAGTCCATCAAAAAGCTCAAGGATGAGGCTGCGAAACGCATCCCGAAGTTCAGAAAGCAAATCTTGACGGAGAAGTGGAAGTCTGACGAGATGCTTCGTAAGATGGCGTCGGACTACTTGGAGCAGAGCGTCTTCGAGAAATGCTACCAGTGTTGGCTGCTTGGAGTGCTTGAGAGCCCGAGACGCCCACCCAAGCCTGCCGCTTTGCCTCGGCCAATGCCTCGGCCCAAGAAACAACAAGAGTTAGcggaagatgaagaggatctGGCCAGCAGCGACTCCGAGACAGATGACTTCTTGGACGATAGCGACGACAAGGTCATGATTTCAAACGACTTGATGGAAGTTGAGCCTATATCCGACTCTCTACAAGAGCCCGACACCGATATGCAAGATTCTTCACCGGGAAAAATCAAGACCAAGCTGGCCCTTgcaccctcaacacctcgTCGGCTTGCTTCGTCCCGAGAGGTTATCCTAATTGAGGATTCACCCTTGATCTCACCTACTGATGGGATCCCGGAATTCACCGATCGACTGAGCCTCGAAAAAATGGGCGAAATGGGCGCCGATTATTGGGCTAAGGCCAATGATGCTGAACGTCTTCTCGCAGCCATCCTTTGTCAATGGACTGAACAGAAAAGGGAGAGGCTCCTTAAGGTGGTCGGCCCTTTCGGACACAAGGAGATTTGGGAAGAGCACTTGAAGCCAGCGATCGATACCAATGGCACAGTTGCTAGGGTTGGCACAACTGAACTCCTACTCTGTCAACTGTTCGACGCGTTTCTTGAGTGCTCCGCAAAGAGGCTGGCCCGGACAACGATTCGAAAAATTACCCTGAGGCAGCTTGAGCAAAGCGCAGGTGTAAAATTTCAGACCTTCTACAACCATTTGAAAAAGTTGCTTGTGTTGTTCAGGACCCAAAAGCCACATTTTGGCCACACAAGGTCTTTGGCGCCCACCACGCCCACAAAGTCTCCGGCAGTCAAAACGCCCATCAAAAGTGAACCTTCTCAAGTGGCGGCCTCTGAGAAGCCAGTCGAGGAATTGGTTTCCCAAGACCCATCCGAAGGAGGGGTGCCTCAAGACCCGGCTGACGCCACGCTCACCCTTGCCGACGAAGTTGAGGCAGTGTTATCCGACGAAGAAGTGCCGCTATCTAAGAAGAAACGGAAACGGAAACAGAAAGTTAACCAAGAGGCCAAAAATCTACGGGTCACTactcagcagcagctcgtAGAGTTtggccgccgccggcgccggtTACACGAAGAAATTGCTACCAATGGCATCGTGCCTAGTACCATGGCCCGACTCATCGTCAACGAAACAAAGAAAGACGACGAGCCTTTGATCTTTATCAACGCTTACACCGGCAGCAGGATCAAAGACCATCAAATTGATGGTGTGCGCTTCATGTGGAACCAGGTTGTGGTGAGTGGCCAGGGCTGCCTCCTTGCGCATACCATGGGTCTGGGCAAAACAATGCAGGTCATCACTTTGTTAGTGGTCATTGCCGAAGCAGCAGCGTCCGATGACCCCGCGGTTGTCGAACAGATTCCGGAGAAACTACGGCGATCCAGGACATTGATTCTCTGTCCATCGGGGCTCGTGGATAActgggttgatgaggtgaaCATGTGGGCACCGGAAGGCTCACTGGGACCAGTATACAAAGTGGACGCATCATTGACGGCATACGTTCGCGTAGAAGTCGTCAAGAAATGGGCCTCAGGCGGTGGGGTTCTCATCGTCGGATATAGTCTCTTTGGCAACCtcgttgaggatgaggagctggagaagcttCTGCAAGAAAAACCAAACATTGTTGTCGGGGATGAGACCCATCTCATCAAGAATCAGAACACCAAGCGGTCACGAGCAGCCGCACACTTTCACACCAAGAGCCGCATCGCCATGACGGGGTCACCACTGACCAACAACGTCATGGATTATTACGCCATGATCAACTGGGTTTCGCCGGGCTACTTGTCGGACATTGAAGAGTTCAGGTCCAGGTTCGGCAATCCAATCAAGGAAGGGCTTTATGCAGATAGTAACCCTTCGGCAAAGAGGCAAGCGAGGAAACTGCTTGTCATCTTGAAGGAGACTATGAGCCCCAAGGTTCATCGAAGGGATGTTCAAGTTCTCCGAGACGAGCTTCCCACGAAAAAGGAGTTTATCATAATGCTGCCCTTGACCCCGCTCCAGAGGACACTCTATGAAATCTACATCGAGCGTGTCAACAATCCGACAATTACGGGTAGCGACAAATCATCCGCACAGGTTTGGAGCATGGTTGCCAAGCTTGGTACTGTCCTGGCGCACCCCAGGATCTTCAAGACGGTGGCCGAAAGGCAAAAGGACGCCAAGGGAAAGGCGAAGAGCGGGAAatccgaggacgaggatgagctTATTTTGCCTCAGGATATCCTAAGTGAACTCTTGACCCCGACGACTTGCCGAGACATTGATAACGACGCTCACTCGTACAAGATCGTCGCACTCATGTTTCTCTTGGGGGAATTTCGCAAGCTGGGCGACAAGGCACTCATCTTCACTCAAAGTATCCCGGCGCTGGACTTTCTTGAGAGCATCTTCAAGCGGAGGCAGATCGGATACCAGCGCCTTGATGGCCATACCCCAATCAATACGCGTCAAGCATCGATCAAGAAGTTCAACAGCAACGATTCGGCCGACGTGTATCTGATTTCCACAAaagctggtggtgttgggctcAACATTTATGGGGCCAACAGAGTGATCATCCTGGACTTCAAGTATTCGCCAACCGATGAACAGCAGGCTATTAGCCGGGCATACCGACTAGGTCAGACCAAGCCGGTGTATGTCTATTGGTTGATGATAGGAGGCACCTTCGAGGCAACAATCCACAAGAGCGCCATCTTCAAGACGCAGCTCGCCTCCCGGGTCATCGATAAGAAGAACCCGGCCCCTTACGCTACTCGCCTTAAGGAGTACTTTGTACTGCCGCAGACAGTGGACCAGGAGGACCTTCAAGATGCCTATGGCCAGGATACCGTTCTTGACGCTCTCCTGAACAGCGCTGAGGTGGGACCCCTAGTCCGCAAGGTTACATCTACGGAGACATttgagaaggaagagacaTATGAACTTCCTCCAGAGGACCAGGAGGAagcgaagaaggaggttgcccttgccctcctgAGGCTCACAGACCCAGAGGCGTATGAGGCTGAGAAACTCCGGCTCGACAGAGAGCGATATGGGTGGCAGCCCCAGCCCGCTGTCCAGTCAAACACAATGTGGATGATCAACAAAGGCATTAGAACTGCTCAAGCCAATCTTGCCCACAACTCAGTCTTGCCACGATTGAGGGACAACTTTGGTCAGATGGTGCCTTCCAGTACGACGCCAATACCGATTCCCCGACAGTATCTCCAACAGTACCGGCAGCTCGGCCGCCCCAACACACAAGGGTCTGCTCCTGTTAGACCTGTGCTTGGAGCAGCTCCGGCACCCAGCTTTACACTTCCAAACTCGGATCTACAGCCTGTCCTTGGATCGGGGTCGTTTGCCAAGTACCCAGCTGACGAACATGCCCTATCGTCGCATGCGACGCCCTCAGCCACACCACAGGTCAACCCGAGTTTAGTCGCCGGTCCGTTTGGCACTCAGCCAGTCGAAACCTTAGCTGCTTCTAAtccggctcctcctcatccagctcctcgtAACACTCCTCCTACTCCGGCTCAAAAACCAGCTGCTTCTGCTCTGGCGCCTCCTAATAAAGCGCCGTCTCCCATGTCTCAGAAGGCTCTGTCACATGCTCATGTCTCTGGGAGTCAACAACCTCAGTCAACCACCCCATCGTTgatcatccccctcccggGGGCTTCGGCGTCAGTCACTGATTCAGCGAGGCCCGACCTTCCAGACCTACGACGGATCTATCAAGCGCTTTGTGAGGAAGGGAAAGAGGTTGTTTTTACGCCAGATGCCGTTATGCAAGGCGTTGAACAAGCACTGCAGGAGAAAGGGTTCAGCTATAAGACCTTCCCTGCTAGAGACAAGTGGCAATACCTACAAAAGTGCTGCAGGTTACATGCACGTTTTGCAGAAGCCATGCTTTCGGGCTACATTCAACCTGACCAGCTGGCCACTCGGGAGCGGCGGGACTTGCAAACTATGGTTACCCGGCTCAATGGCTTGGCCGAGGACGACTTCAAGCGCGAAGTCTGGGGCTCCCAAGTCGTCCGCAATAAC caagcagcaacagtAGCACAGCAAAAGCCGCGACCGTCGTCGAAGGTGAAGGACGAAAGTCCAGTCAccaaggtgaagaaggacaagatgaagaaggacaaggagaaggcgtcAGGATCGATGCCTAAACGGCCACGAGATTCGAAGGGGCCTAAAACCCCCAACATTGGACCGGGGCCGAGAGGACGGCAGCAGCCTGTCCGACCCGGAGATTCAGCCGCCTCGCCGTTTTTAATTGACTGA
- a CDS encoding uncharacterized protein (EggNog:ENOG503PGWP), protein MENMGGRGGGDGDQKDMRGRPREPAVTVCHVCGDRVRPQLYCPSCGHPLCGRCRKEPSPQNKQEMGSVNGDGGGEKHGQGGVGDEVERVSVAVATGLPSPAAATTPDGEGGGLVEVVRKSNGEIIAVEKRRPVKTNPFVIADQIARKVSDPQVSSTTIPVVAMPPVSKLPKYDLTTVVDRKRCVPVAPSDAAEHPRIQQSQREPHPERLSHSYASSSRGSSVVPPPSPGVPSNSARMLAAAEEREEERTAALQAKDGPHVHRPEREPDPTTPSTFQASNDRAHVLQHQARREKERTTPPVLRRVKVLAQTNKSGALQQVLQVDVDSGGSAQDNSGMETGGGRKSSGKSIPRARVTSPPAWLKGTGPFSSSSAASAASVAAQPGSIAGRLKKVGLDSSKTKSSPQLGQQSLGGKKKEGRGTTDSTATVTVVRPGGDGDARRGSNSQVSPGGLGRRGEGQKQQEQQLRSYPFPPGQQKQQSGGQQQHHSHESSGFWKVPSSVNMSMAAGAGAGARAASKATSEATIDGSNRLGGGGRRERSSVGGTATGPAGTGTVMVAGDEDDDVGIQGLTIVLHLRGKDDLVISTDLTREGGAGTEGGQEGTGRVLGVVGRWG, encoded by the exons ATGGAGAAtatgggaggaagaggaggaggagatggagaccAAAAGGATATGAGGGGAAGACCAAGGGAGCCGGCGGTGACGGTTTGTCATGTTTGTGGAGACAGAGTTAGGCCGCAGTTGTATTGTCCTTCTTGTGGGCATCCTTTGTGTGGGAGGTGCAGGAAGGAACCTTCTCCCCAGAATAAACAGGAGATGGGAAGTGTgaatggggatggtggtggtgagaagcaTGGACAGGGGGGGGTAGGGGATGAGGTTGAAAGGGTGAGTGTGGCTGTTGCTACTGGATTGCCTtcacctgctgctgctacgacgcctgatggggagggaggggggctggtggaggttgtcAGGAAGTCGAATGGGGAGATCATTGCTGTTGAGAAGAGGCGGCCCGTG AAGACGAATCCGTTCGTCATTGCTGACCAGATTGCCAGAAAGGTTTCGGATCCCCAAGTCAGCAGCACAACTATTCCTGTCGTTGCCATGCCTCCTGTCTCGAAGCTGCCCAAGTATGATCTTACCACTGTTGTTGACCGCAAGCGTTGTGTACCTGTTGCTCCGTCTGACGCCGCCGAACATCCCCGGATTCAACAGAGCCAGAGGGAGCCCCACCCTGAGAGACTGTCACACAGTTATGCTAGCTCGTCAAGGGGCTCGTCGGTTGTCCCGCCCCCCTCACCTGGAGTTCCAAGCAATAGTGCACGTATGCTTGCTGCCGctgaagagagggaggaggaaaggacTGCTGCTCTGCAGGCTAAGGATGGACCTCATGTTCACCGCCCGGAGCGGGAGCCAGATCCTACTACGCCTTCGACATTTCAGGCGTCCAATGATAGAGCTCACGTCTTGCAGCACCAGGCGAGAcgggaaaaggagaggaCTACGCCTCCTGTTTTGAGACGGGTCAAGGTTCTTGCTCAGACAAATAAGTCCGGGGCATTGCAGCAGGTTCTTCAGGTCGATGTGGACAGTGGTGGTTCTGCTCAGGACAATAGTGGGATGGAGACTGGGGGAGGTCGTAAGAGTAGTGGCAAGTCTATTCCTCGTGCTAGAGTGACTAGCCCGCCTGCCTGGCTCAAGGGCACTggccccttttcctcttcttctgctgcttctgctgcttcGGTGGCCGCTCAACCGGGGAGTATTGCTGGGAGATTGAAAAAGGTGGGGTTGGATTCGAGCAAGACGAAGAGTAGTCCGCAGTTGGGTCAGCAGTCACTggggggaaagaagaaggaggggaggggtacGACGGATTCCACTGCTACTGTTACTGTGGTGAGAcctggtggtgatggagatgcaCGGCGGGGATCAAACTCGCAGGTGTCGCCTGGGGGGCTTGGGAGACGGGGTGAGGGAcagaaacaacaagaacaacagcTGAGGAGTtatccttttcctcctggacagcagaagcagcagtCTGGTggtcaacaacagcatcattCTCATGAGTCGTCTGGGTTTTGGAAGGTGCCGTCTTCTGTGAATATGAGTATGGCTgctggggctggggctggggctAGGGCTGCTTCAAAGGCGACGAGTGAGGCTACGATTGATGGGAGTAACCggcttggtggaggaggccggcGAGAGAGGAGTAGTGTTGGGGGGACTGCAACAGGTCCTgcggggacggggacggtgatggtggcgggggatgaggatgatgatgttgggatTCAAGGGTTGACGATTGTGTTGCATTTGAGGGGGAAGGATGATTTGGTGATTAGTACTGATTTGActagggaggggggagctgGGACGGAGGGGGGCCAGGAGGGAACGGGCCGAGTATTGGGAGTAGTTGGTCGGTGGGGATGA
- the HEM1 gene encoding mitochondrial 5-aminolevulinate synthase (BUSCO:EOG09261NLR; EggNog:ENOG503NVHY; COG:H), giving the protein MDSVLRQSKAMCPFMKKATAAGLRAMTTAARPAASPCGGTISKLQTLARRCPVMGKAMAVQSARIGHAGIPGVAGRAMSTVSAHGKTSKAKIHTSGAQEAQAVEGAIFNGREKVPLPPRIPTKAQAAANPLTAARTAAPVTHNGTKFDYEGFYNNELEKKHKDKSYRYFNNINRLAKEFPRAHMSTREEKVTVWCANDYLGMGRNPHVLKAMHETLDEYGAGAGGTRNISGHNRHAVELEATIAKLHAQEAALVFSSCYVANDATLATLGSKMPDCVILSDSLNHASMIQGIRHSGTKKVIFKHNDVKDLEEKLAALPLHVPKIIAFESVYSMCGSIGPIEEICDLAEKYGAITFLDEVHAVGMYGPHGAGVAEHLDFEAHAQGKPRGTIMERIDIITGTLGKAYGCVGGYIAGSAKLVDTVRSLAPGFIFTTSLPPAVMAGARAAIEYQMNYNGDRRLQQLHTRAVKEALGERDIPVIPNPSHIIPILVGNAELAKQASDKLLQDHQIYVQSINYPTVPVGQERLRITPTPGHTKEYRDHLVGAIQTIWEELGIKRTSEWAAEGGFIGVGEPNAAAEEPLWTDEQLGIAEAARTIEQEAKATTTRGGLTERLLEREMERLQTASAAA; this is encoded by the exons ATGGACTCCGTTTTGCGCCAGTCCAAGGCCATGTGCCCCTTCATGAAGAaggccaccgccgccggcctCCGCGCCATGACGACGGCTGCCCGCCCCGCCGCCTCGCCGTGCGGTGGCACCATCTCCAAGCTGCAGACCCTCGCCCGTCGCTGCCCCGTCATGGGCAAGGCTATGGCTGTCCAGTCGGCTCGCATTGGCCATGCCGGCATTCCCGGTGTTGCTGGCCGGGCCATGTCGACTGTCTCTGCCCACGGAAAGACGAGCAAGGCAAAGATTCACACGAGCGGTGCTCAGGAGGCGCAGGCTGTCGAGGGCGCCATTTTCAATGGCCGCGAGAAGG TCCCGCTTCCTCCTAGAATCCCAACCAAAGCGCAAGCCGCTGCTAACCCCTTGACTGCTGCCCGCACCGCCGCGCCGGTGACGCACAATGGCACCAAGTTCGATTACGAGGGCTTCTACAACAATGAGCTTGAGAAGAAGCACAAGGACAAGTCGTATCGCTAtttcaacaacatcaaccgtCTCGCAAAGGAGTTTCCCCGCGCCCACATGTCAACGAGGGAGGAAAAGGTTACTGTCTGGTGCGCCAACGACTACCTCGGCATGGGCCGCAACCCCCACGTTTTGAAGGCGATGCACGAGACCTTGGACGAGTACGGTGCTGGCGCCGGTGGTACGAGAAATATTTCCGGACACAACAGGCACGCGGTGGAATTGGAGGCAACGATCGCCAAGCTGCACGCTCAGGAAGCAGCGCTGGTCTTCAGCTCGTGCTACGTGGCCAACGATGCCACGCTCGCGACGTTGGGGAGCAAGATGCCAGACTGTGTCATCTTGTCAGACAGCCTGAACCACGCCTCGATGATCCAGGGTATCCGCCACTCTGGGACCAAGAAGGTCATCTTTAAGCACAACGACGTAAAGGatctggaggagaagctcgcGGCGCTGCCGCTGCACGTCCCCAAGATCATCGCCTTTGAGTCCGTCTACAGCATGTGCGGATCCATTGGCCCCATTGAGGAGATTTGCGACCTGGCTGAGAAGTACGGCGCCATTACTTTCCTCGACGAGGTGCACGCGGTGGGCATGTACGGCCCACACGGCGCCGGTGTAGCGGAGCACCTCGACTTTGAGGCGCACGCGCAGGGCAAGCCTCGCGGCACCATTATGGAGCGTAttgacatcatcaccggTACTCTGGGTAAGGCTTACGGTTGCGTTGGCGGGTACATCGCCGGCAGCGCCAAGCTGGTCGACACAGTGCGCTCTCTTGCGCCCGGGTTCATCTTTACCACCTCTTTGCCACCTGCTGTCATGGCTGGTGCTCGGGCGGCGATTGAGTATCAGATGAACTACAACGGCGACCGCCGTTTGCAACAACTACACACCCGGGCTGTCAAGGAGGCCCTCGGGGAGAGAGACATCCCTGTGATTCCCAACCCGAGCcacatcatccccatcctgGTCGGCAACGCCGAGCTGGCCAAGCAGGCGAGTGACAAGCTCCTGCAGGACCACCAGATCTACGTCCAGAGCATCAACTACCCCACCGTTCCTGTCGGTCAGGAGCGTCTGCGGATTACGCCCACCCCCGGTCACACCAAGGAGTATCGCGACCACCTCGTCGGGGCCATCCAGACGATCTGGGAGGAGCTCGGCATCAAGCGGACGAGCGAGTGGGCTGCCGAGGGGGGGTTCATCGGGGTCGGGGAGCCGAAcgcggcggccgaggagcCGCTGTGGACGGACGAGCAGCTTGGTATTGCCGAGGCAGCGAGGACGATTGAGCAGGAGGCCAAGGCGACGACGACTCGGGGTGGGCTGACGGAGCGGTTGCTGGaaagggagatggagaggttgcAGACGGCGAGCGCAGCTGCTTAA
- the GSH2 gene encoding Glutathione synthetase (COG:Q; EggNog:ENOG503NU0F), which yields MTSNAPYPPALDAGLETERLSQTIKDWSIANGLAVRPPPALVGQNQDPKGILAINAPVTLFPSPFPKSCFEEAKAIQTNYNELYARISQDEEFLGRLVQEVAGGDDFIAKLWEIHLKVKEEGYVQNLSLGLFRSDYMVHQDGDHLQIKQVEFNTIASSFGGLSAQTSLLHQHLSKTEYPLLTTPIPPNTLNLPPNTSAHSLAAGLRAAYEAYGPSILNHPTCILFIVQDGERNIFDQRHLEYSLQQSSIPVFRLPFSQLLTHTTLSPTPLRQLLYHLPHNPSQIFEVAVTYLRAGYGPNDYPTPSSWLARRRIETSNTIPCPTILTQLAGMKKVQQVLATPPGPSTLAKFIPDEEKSSALWRTFTNIYPLDSSSPAGREARRLATDPKECLKYVMKPQREGGGNNFYKGAIPEQLKKVPEEHWNSFILMELITPPAVQNTILRQGKLEQGGVICELGVYGTCLWDHKTGQVKHNEEAGYLLRTKGDQSEEGGVAAGFGCMDSVALV from the exons ATGACTTCAAACGCCCCCTATCCCCCAGCTCTAGATGCAGGTCTGGAGACAGAAAGACTGTCTCAAACTATCAAGGATTGGTCAATCGCCAATGGGCTTGCCGtccgtcctcctcctgcatTGGTAGGCCAGAATCAAGACCCTAAGGGAATTCTGGCTATCAATGCCCCTGTCACGCTTTTCCCAAGTCCATTCCCAAAAAGCTGCTTCGAGGAGGCAAAGGCAATCCAGACGAACTACAATGAGTTGTATGCTCGAATCAGTCAGGATGAGGAGTTTTTGGGCCGTCTTGTTCAAGA GGttgccggtggtgatgattttATTGCCAAGCTCTGGGAGATTCATCTCAAAGTAAAAGAGGAAGGCTATGTTCAG AACCTCTCTCTTGGTCTTTTCCGGTCAGACTACATGGTTCACCAAGACGGTGACCACCTCCAAATTAAACAGGTTGAGTTCAACACGATAGCCTCTTCCTTTGGAGGGCTCTCTGCTCAAACCTCGCTGCTCCATCA ACACCTATCAAAAACAGAATACCCCCTCCTAACCACCCCCAttccccccaacaccctcaacctcccccccaacacctccgCCCACTCTCTCGCCGCCGGCCTCCGCGCCGCCTACGAAGCCTACGGGCCCTCAAtcctcaaccacccaacCTGCATCCTTTTCATCGTCCAAGACGGCGAACGCAACATCTTCGACCAACGCCACCTAGAATACTCCCTCCAACAATCCTCCATCCCCGTCTTCcgcctccccttctcccaacTCCTAACccacaccaccctctcccccacccccctccgccaactcctctaccacctcccccacaacccctcccaaaTCTTCGAAGTAGCCGTCACCTACCTCCGTGCAGGCTACGGACCAAACGACtaccccaccccctcatcctgGCTCGCCCGCCGCAGAATCGAAACCTCCAACACGATTCCCTGTCCCACAATCCTAACCCAGCTAGCCGGCATGAAAAAGGTACAGCAAGTCCTCGCCACCCCTCCCGGCCCTTCCACCCTCGCCAAATTCATCCCCGACGAAGAAAAATCTTCCGCGTTGTGGCGGACCTTCACAAACATCTACCCCCTGGacagctcctcccccgcaGGGAGGGAAGCCCGGCGCCTGGCCACCGACCCGAAAGAGTGTCTAAAGTACGTCATGAAGCCCCAGAGGGAAGGCGGCGGAAACAACTTTTACAAGGGCGCCATCCCGGAGCAGCTGAAGAAGGTGCCCGAGGAGCACTGGAATAGTTTTATTCTGATGGAGCTCATCACGCCGCCCGCGGTGCAGAATACCATCCTGAGACAGGGGAAGCTGGAGCAGGGGGGCGTGATTTGCGAGTTGGGGGTGTACGGGACTTGTTTGTGGGATCACAAGACCGGCCAAGTCAAACACAACGAAGAGGCGGGTTACCTACTAAGGACAAAGGGGGATCagagcgaggaggggggtgtggcGGCTGGGTTTGGGTGCATGGATTCTGTTGCTTTGGTGTAG